The following nucleotide sequence is from Penaeus monodon isolate SGIC_2016 unplaced genomic scaffold, NSTDA_Pmon_1 PmonScaffold_10736, whole genome shotgun sequence.
GACATGGCTGCTGCCCTTCCGCCACGGTGCCTTTGCCATCGCCATGGAGAGCGGTGTCTCCATTCTGCCATGTGCGCTCGTCTACGAACCGCTCTCGGCTTTTCACTACTTCCAACGAAACGATACGCTTCTCAAGGCGGTTTGGCGATTGGCCATGCAGCCTAGCGTCAAACGCATCATCTTAGAACCGCTGACGCCGCTCGATTCCGTCGATTATGACGATCCCGAACGCTTTGCCCACGAAGCCGAGCAGATCCTGGCGGGGTCCCTTGGCCTAGAGATCGGGATTGACCGAGAGCGGTTTGTGTAAAAACAAGTCGTCAAGATATCAATTTATTGAGCAGAGGATCATTTCGAAATAAAATCCACCATTTTGCAGCTGAGGATAGCTACTCTGTTTCGCGAGTCTCTCTTTGATTTTTCGTGGGTATCCCTTAAGCCACGATCATACAAAGCGATAGCGCTTGATTCGTTGACAAATCTTTGAGCGTAGACGATGCACTATCAATCAATGTTTGTCTGTAAATGTTCGAGTTCGATGCAATTAGAGCGACTCTACAACGCCTGCTATAGCTTCCAAAATACTGTCGAAGGTAGGCTGTTCTTGATAGTAGAGGGCTGATGTTCCTTCATATGCCTGCATATACAGGTGCCGTGTCTCCAATGAGCTCAGCGAAAAGGCTTCATTTGTTGCAATCATCGGGTTGTCTGCCGAACGAAAGCGTTTTTTCTTATGGGCGTGATAATCTGCTGTGCCAATAAAATTCTGGACAGCCTCTGTCTGTAGCAAACAGTAGATATCGTAATAGTGGCGCATAAAATTAATCGGAAATGAACCACTTTCCTGCTGTTGACGATATTTAGTGGATATGGTCTGAAGCTTTTCTACAAACGTGTAGCCAGGATGATAACAGGCAACTCCTTTTGCGCGATTATCAATAGTATCCACCTTATCCGCGGCGTAGTCGTAGGCCCATGAACTAATATCCGTTGGCATATTCGGGATAACATTATCGAACCCCACCTCCAATAGAATTCCTTCTTTGATGCCAACTAGCGTTTCAGATTGAGGTGAATAGTGTAGCCGAATTCCACCACTGCGATATTGTCTGTCGTCAAATGCGTGATCGCGAATCACACCCAGAACGCCATTGATCTGAATTATCTGCACCAGCCAGTCATAAAATCGACCACGGCTTTCTACATGGCTACGCTTTGAATGATTCTTCCCAGTCTTTACGTCTAACTCATCCGGTGGCTCTATGCGAATATCTATATCTTCCGAAAAACGGTTGATGATTCTAAAGCCTTTGGAGAGAGAGGTTCCTCCTTTTAGCTCAAAACGTAGACCTAACTGCTGAAGACCATACAAACAGTGCataatccaataatccttttCCACGAGCGCCGGAACGATCGAGTGTTTTTCGCTTACAATATGAATCAGATCAGTGAAATCAGGGTGGTTATGCAGATAATCAATTGCCATAATAGAGCGACTCATCTTCGAGCATATCAGCAAAAAACTTCTTTGCTGATACATTTCCAAACTTAAGAACTGCATCTTTTAATGCCTCTAATTCAAAAGAATggattctttcctttatttctttaagTAGAACATTTTGATCTTCGGCAAGGTGCCCAACATTGTTCACTAGATCTACTAACAAGAATTCGCGGTTCAgagccaaagggaaaaaggactTCTTGCGAAAGTCGAACACACGGTTTCCAAGCAAAATTTTGCCATGCCGTTTGTGATTATAGACAATTGATTGGTTATAAAGCTGGGAGGCACCGATACCAAGCGTATTATATAGATTGGGTGATATGATGAGAAAGCGATCGTCATTTAAAAATGCTCTAACCAAAACTTTTTCGTCTGGTGGCGCATAGCCGAAAGCTGTCGCCTTAGGATAATGGTAAAGACCTTGCGATAGCTTTACCAGCGTACCATCATCAACTAGCTGCCTTAGATGACGGTCAATTGCATTTGACCATCTTGCCAATCTCTTGCGTTGATAGACTTGCCCTGGTTGTAATTTCTCTTTTAACTCTAGTATTTTTTTCCATAACAATTTTTACAAAATACGCATATAGCTGTGAGCCTGATGGGAAACTAACCGGTGAACGTTTAAACAGGGTGGTTTTATAGAGTAGCTCTATCTAACTATTACTTGTTCGGAGGCAGCCCATTCTATAGTACGCAGTTTCCACGCTTGCTGAAACGGTTTGCGATCAACCTGCAATATCAATGTGCATGAATTTTACATTCGATTTCATGCGCGTGCAAATTCCACTCCCAATATTCATATTGAGCAAACTGCGTAAGTCTGATTATCTATGTTATAATCGCAGTCGTTCAGATACATTCCTTTGTTTTGCTTTACTCACACAAGAAGGGTCCAAGGATGTACCCCGTTATGCTGAATTATCTGTTTAGTCCCATTTTGTTTAAGTCAACGCAGACATCGGTACCTTGGTTTTAGCTCCCTGAGAAACGTTTCCCCACGAAAATTTCCGTGCTTCAATGAATCTCGCCAAGGGTCAGATTGTCTTGTGCAAACCCTGGAAAGGAGATTCTCTTCAATGAAAATTGGTATATTGACGGGCGGCGGTGACGTCCCCGGTCTAAACCCCTGTATCAAGGCCGTTGTGCATCGATGCATTGACGACGGACACGAAATTGTAGGCCTACGTCGTGGCTGGGCTGGCTTGCTCAACATCAACCGCGATGATCCCGACACGGTGGACCAATATACGATTCCGCTGGATAAAGCTCGCGTCCGTACCGTGGATCGCACCGGCGGTACCTTCCTTCACACAAGCCGCACCAATCCAGGCAAGGTACGCCCCAATGACGTTCCCGAGTTCCTCAAGGATCCCAACCATCCCGAGGCAGAAGCCGCTGATCAGAGCCTGCGCGACTTCACTCCCCACGTTCTGAAGAACCTAGAGTTCCTTGGCATTGATCGCCTAATTCCGATTGGCGGTGACGATACGCTAAGCTACGGTGAGCGCATTCACAGTGATGGGTTCCCCGTGGTGGCGATTCCGAAGACCATGGATAACGACGTCTACGGCACGGATTACTGTATCGGCTTTAGCACGGCGGTCACGCGTAGCGTCCAGTTTATCCACAACTTGCGGACGAGCGCAGGCTCCCATGAGCGCATCTGCGTGGTTGAGCTTTTCGGTCGCAACAGCGGCGAGACGAGCCTAATCTCGTCCTACCTTGCGGGCGTGGATCGAGCCATCATCTCAGAGGTGCCGTTCGATCCGGAGAAGCTGGCTAGGCTGGTGGTGGATGATAAGGCACGCAACCCGAGCAACTACGCCATGGTAACGATTTCAGAAGGCGCGCACATGGTTGATGGAAAGGTGGTTGAATTCGGTGAGGCAGATGCATACGGCCATCGCAAGCTGGGCGGGATCGGTCAGATCACCGAGGAAGCGCTCCGCGACATTACCGGCCAGAACACCATCTACCAAAAGGTAGCCTACCTCATGCGTTCGGGCGCGCCAGATGCCTTGGATCTAATGGTAGCGGTTAACTTTGCCAATGCCGCAATGGATCTAGTCCACGATGGCGAGAGTGGGCGCATGGTTGCTCTGCGCAACGGTCAGTACACCCACATCCCATGAGCGACGTCACCAGCGGCATCAAGCGGGTTGACGTGGACGAACTTTACGATGCTGATAACTATTTGCCGAAAGTTCGCCACGCACTTGGTAAGCCCATGTTTTTGTACTAAACTTCCCGTAGTATTACGACCACGTTCGGCCAGAGGGGTCAGCGCACTTTACAGCTAGTGCTGGTCCCATCTGGTCAATCTCCAGCCGGATTACCTCGCCATCCTGCACCGGCTTCAGACCGAAGTGATGGGTTCCGGTTGAAACAACGTCGCCCGGCTCTAACGTCAGCACTTTGGTTACTTCCACCAGCAGTTCTGGAATGTGGCGGTCCATGTCCTTTGTGGAAATGTCGTGGCGTAGATCATCCTCAACCCATAGCCGCACATCCAAATTATTCGCATTTGCAATCTCATCCCGAGTGACCAGCAGCGGTCCCATTGGCCCAAACGTGTGCCAAGATTTACCCAAGAAGAAGCCGCCCGGAAGCCCGCGTGCCGAAACATCCATAAACTGGGTATAGCCAAAGACGTGATCCAGCGCCTCCTCTTCGGAAAGGTGGCTTGCTCGCTTGCCGATAACCAGTGCCAGCTCTGGTTCGAAGTGGAAGAAGGTCGCGTCGGTGGCCGGTAGCGTAACGGTTCCTTCGTGGCCGATGACCGAATTTGGCGATTTGAGGAACGCGTTAAATGCACCCCGTTCCGGCTTCTGCGGCTCAAGATAGTTACCCGCCAAGCAGACCAGCTGACCGGGCCTCGGCAACGGCGCGCAGCAGGTTACGTCGGTTAAAGCTACGCCAGATGCAGCGTCTGC
It contains:
- the LOC119568774 gene encoding pyrophosphate--fructose 6-phosphate 1-phosphotransferase-like produces the protein MKIGILTGGGDVPGLNPCIKAVVHRCIDDGHEIVGLRRGWAGLLNINRDDPDTVDQYTIPLDKARVRTVDRTGGTFLHTSRTNPGKVRPNDVPEFLKDPNHPEAEAADQSLRDFTPHVLKNLEFLGIDRLIPIGGDDTLSYGERIHSDGFPVVAIPKTMDNDVYGTDYCIGFSTAVTRSVQFIHNLRTSAGSHERICVVELFGRNSGETSLISSYLAGVDRAIISEVPFDPEKLARLVVDDKARNPSNYAMVTISEGAHMVDGKVVEFGEADAYGHRKLGGIGQITEEALRDITGQNTIYQKVAYLMRSGAPDALDLMVAVNFANAAMDLVHDGESGRMVALRNGQYTHIP
- the LOC119568775 gene encoding fumarylacetoacetate hydrolase domain-containing protein 2-like; this encodes MRLLLFDDYKLGVWTGEQVLDASAAVADLGYHSPQEMMRMIIEDWATLESRIQDAADAASGVALTDVTCCAPLPRPGQLVCLAGNYLEPQKPERGAFNAFLKSPNSVIGHEGTVTLPATDATFFHFEPELALVIGKRASHLSEEEALDHVFGYTQFMDVSARGLPGGFFLGKSWHTFGPMGPLLVTRDEIANANNLDVRLWVEDDLRHDISTKDMDRHIPELLVEVTKVLTLEPGDVVSTGTHHFGLKPVQDGEVIRLEIDQMGPALAVKCADPSGRTWS